In Hoplias malabaricus isolate fHopMal1 chromosome 6, fHopMal1.hap1, whole genome shotgun sequence, a single window of DNA contains:
- the slc30a8 gene encoding probable proton-coupled zinc antiporter SLC30A3 isoform X2, producing MSVFSESALEKKLAELSNSQQSVQTLSLWLIHHRKHSKPIVRVWYNELKKAQMSRKLTFLYLANDVIQNSKRKGPEFTQDFAPVIIDAFKHVASEGEEGCKKQLDRVLSIWQERAVYEGDLLEKLSMVLHGEKKGNKRPYEEIKVRDEDFATRSSPAEPPQTAELIRALQELENAASSDSALRQRISALPPEVQDSSLLHRVTDKESGERLSRLVEEACMLLADYSGRLAAEIDDRRQLTRLLTLFLQSQRDGLAQNEQKLEEYKRKLARVTQVRKELRSRLSSLPDLSLLPNVTGGHVRLPSSGDVYSPSDCEETVEKDYRHCHDSSRALEDREQEKKLARKRLYIVAIICFVFMVGEILGGYFAGSLAVMTDAAHLLVDFTSFIISLCSLWLSSRPATYTLNYGWHRAEILGALFSIFTIWLVTGVLVYLAVERLISNDYEIEGTVMLVTSGCAVLANIIMAFTLHQSGHGHSHGGLSSHNHGHSHSGGHSHSDGHSHSGGHSHKKKDGHNHVNDNSNCHEPEKQKPGKKTQENASVRAAFVHVIGDLLQSISVLVSALIIFFKPEYKIADPVCTFLFSLFVLCTTFTILRDIVVVLMEGTPSGVDYGEVRVQLLSINGVKSVHNLHIWALTMNQTVLSAHVAIDDTAEPQLVLREITHCCFTTYSFHSVTIQLEQQADQRPDCSLCQEPKH from the exons ATGTCAGTTTTCTCCGAATCGGCTTTGGAGAAGAAATTGGCAGAACTTAGTAATTCTCAGCAGAGCGTTCAGACACTGTCTCTGTGGTTAATACACCACAGAAAACACTCGAAACCCATCGTCAGAGTTTGGTATAATGAGCTGAAAAAAG ctcaGATGTCTCGCAAATTGACCTTCCTCTATCTTGCAAATGATGTCATCCAGAACAGCAAGAGGAAGGGACCAGAATTCACACAAGACTTTGCACCAGTCATTATCGATGCCTTTAAACATGTCGCCAG TGAAGGCGAGGAGGGCTGTAAGAAGCAGTTGGATCGGGTCCTGTCCATCTGGCAGGAGAGAGCGGTTTATGAGGGTgatttgctggaaaaactctCAATGGTTCTAC ATGGAGAAAAAAAGGGCAACAAACGGCCATATGAGGAGATAAAAGTGCGTGATGAAGATTTTGCCACTAGAAGCTCCCCAGCAGAGCCACCACAG ACAGCGGAATTGATCCGAGCATTGCAGGAACTGGAGAATGCAGCCTCAAGCGACTCAGCTCTGCGTCAGAGGATCTCTGCACTGCCTCCTGAGGTGCAGGATTCCTCCCTGCTGCACAGAGTCACAG ATAAGGAGTCAGGAGAACGGCTGTCCAGGCTAGTAGAGGAGGCTTGCATGCTGCTGGCAGACTACAGTGGGCGTCTGGCGGCTGAGATCGATGACCGTAGGCAGCTAACGAGGCTGCTCACTCTCTTTCTACAGAGCCAGCGAGATGGTTTGGCCCAGAATGAACAGAAACTAGAA GAGTACAAGCGTAAGCTGGCGCGAGTTACCCAGGTGCGGAAGGAGCTCAGATCTCGTCTCAGTAGCCTTCCGGACCTTTCACTACTTCCTAATGTAACGGGTGGTCATGTTCGCCTGCCCTCCTCTGGTGATGTTTATAGCCCTTCTGAC TGTGAAGAGACAGTGGAGAAGGACTATAGGCACTGTCATGATAGCAGCCGTGCCCTTGAGGACAGAGAGCAGGAGAAAAAACTGGCCAGGAAACGGCTCTACATTGTCGCAATAATTTGTTTTGTCTTCATGGTGGGAGAAATCTTAG GTGGGTACTTTGCTGGCAGTCTGGCAGTGATGACGGATGCTGCCCACCTGCTGGTGGATTTTACCAGTTTCATCATCAGTCTTTGCTCTCTGTGGCTGTCATCCAGGCCTGCCACGTACACACTCAACTATGGCTGGCACCGTGCAG AGATCCTGGGTGCTCTCTTTTCCATCTTCACCATCTGGTTGGTGACTGGTGTGTTGGTGTACTTGGCAGTGGAGCGTCTTATCAGTAATGATTATGAAATTGAGGGCACAGTCATGCTTGTCACTTCTGGATGTGCTGTGTTGGCCAACATTAT AATGGCCTTCACTTTGCACCAGTCAGGCCATGGTCACAGTCATGGCGGTCTTAGTTCCCATAATCATGGTCACAGCCACTCTGGTGGCCACAGCCACTCTGATGGCCACAGCCACTCTGGTGGTCACAGCCATAAAAAGAAGGATGGTCATAATCATGTTAATGATAACAGTAACTGCCATGAGCCAGAGAAGCAAAAACCTGGAAAGAAAACACAGGAAAATGCCAGTGTGAGGGCTGCCTTTGTTCATGTGATCGGAGATCTCCTGCAGAGCATCAGTGTGCTTGTTAGTGCACTCATCATTTTTTTCAAG CCAGAATACAAGATTGCAGACCCTGTCTGTACTTTCCTGTTCTCCTTGTTTGTTCTGTGCACCACTTTCACTATCCTGAGGGACATTGTGGTGGTCTTAATGGAAG GAACTCCATCAGGTGTGGACTATGGAGAGGTTAGGGTGCAACTGCTCTCTATCAATGGAGTGAAATCAGTACACAACCTCCACATCTGGGCCCTGACCATGAACCAAACTGTTCTTTCTGCCCATGTGGCTATAG ATGATACAGCTGAACCGCAGCTTGTTTTGAGAGAGATCACTCATTGCTGCTTCACCACTTACAGCTTCCACTCTGTCACTATTCAACTGGAGCAGCAGGCAGACCAGAGACCAGACTGCAGCCTCTGTCAGGAGCCCAAACACTGA
- the slc30a8 gene encoding regulation of nuclear pre-mRNA domain-containing protein 1A isoform X1, producing the protein MSVFSESALEKKLAELSNSQQSVQTLSLWLIHHRKHSKPIVRVWYNELKKAQMSRKLTFLYLANDVIQNSKRKGPEFTQDFAPVIIDAFKHVASEGEEGCKKQLDRVLSIWQERAVYEGDLLEKLSMVLHGEKKGNKRPYEEIKVRDEDFATRSSPAEPPQTAELIRALQELENAASSDSALRQRISALPPEVQDSSLLHRVTDKESGERLSRLVEEACMLLADYSGRLAAEIDDRRQLTRLLTLFLQSQRDGLAQNEQKLEVPVCCVSIPTEQIKMKVNTRFWSGLFYLNMFINATGFIGVTVVQSLKFYESYIYLALL; encoded by the exons ATGTCAGTTTTCTCCGAATCGGCTTTGGAGAAGAAATTGGCAGAACTTAGTAATTCTCAGCAGAGCGTTCAGACACTGTCTCTGTGGTTAATACACCACAGAAAACACTCGAAACCCATCGTCAGAGTTTGGTATAATGAGCTGAAAAAAG ctcaGATGTCTCGCAAATTGACCTTCCTCTATCTTGCAAATGATGTCATCCAGAACAGCAAGAGGAAGGGACCAGAATTCACACAAGACTTTGCACCAGTCATTATCGATGCCTTTAAACATGTCGCCAG TGAAGGCGAGGAGGGCTGTAAGAAGCAGTTGGATCGGGTCCTGTCCATCTGGCAGGAGAGAGCGGTTTATGAGGGTgatttgctggaaaaactctCAATGGTTCTAC ATGGAGAAAAAAAGGGCAACAAACGGCCATATGAGGAGATAAAAGTGCGTGATGAAGATTTTGCCACTAGAAGCTCCCCAGCAGAGCCACCACAG ACAGCGGAATTGATCCGAGCATTGCAGGAACTGGAGAATGCAGCCTCAAGCGACTCAGCTCTGCGTCAGAGGATCTCTGCACTGCCTCCTGAGGTGCAGGATTCCTCCCTGCTGCACAGAGTCACAG ATAAGGAGTCAGGAGAACGGCTGTCCAGGCTAGTAGAGGAGGCTTGCATGCTGCTGGCAGACTACAGTGGGCGTCTGGCGGCTGAGATCGATGACCGTAGGCAGCTAACGAGGCTGCTCACTCTCTTTCTACAGAGCCAGCGAGATGGTTTGGCCCAGAATGAACAGAAACTAGAA GTCCCGGTATGCTGTGTTTCTATTCCTACAGAACAAATAAAGATGAAAGTAAATACACGATTCTGGAGTGggctattttatttaaacatgtttattaaTGCAACAGGTTTCATAGGTGTTACAGTTGTGCAATCTTTAAAGTTTTATGAATCTTATATTTATTTAGCCTTattataa